Below is a genomic region from Gillisia sp. Hel_I_86.
GAAAATGCGTGGTGCGCAGTACCATCTTTTCCCGAAGTATCTATACCTTGTAAAATAATAAGCAGCCCGTAACGTCCATCTGCATAAAATTTATTTTGCAATGAAAAGAGTCCTTTTTTTATTTTCTTCAATTCTTTTTCACACTCTTTTTTAAAAAATGTTTCAGCTGGGAAAGTGGGAATGTTTTTTAGTTTTGTCATTTGAAGGTATTTTGCCTGATATTATTCTGTTGGATTTGTTGAGGTGGTAAAGGAATGTTCTTCAATCCAGCTTATCATATTTGCAGCAGCCAACCCAAGGTTGCCGACCTGACAATGCGATTGAGCCTGTTCCTTTCTTGTGAAGATTCGACCTGTGACAGACCGGGCAGCGGTCAATAATTTCAATTGCTCAAAAAATTGCACTAATGGCACGAAATGATCCTCCGCTCCAGCCATGATCAAGACATCCGCCGCCACATTAACGGAAGCTGCGTATCCGTTATATTCTTTCAATTTAAAAAAGAATTCATAAGGCGTTTTACACCCCATAACATGCATACCCTGGGCAATACCCCACTGTGAGTACATATCCCTTTTCATCATTAGTTTTGCAAAAGCATTAAGAACAAAAGACAATCTCATGCTTACAAGCCCTTTAATGAGATACCCTGCAACCTTACCTCTTCTTGATGTAACACATGCAAAAAAGTCCAGCATTACATCATAGGCAATTACTCTCTGTACACGTTTCTCCCGGGATGCAGCCCTGATAGCAAGGTAGCCGCCAAGGCTCATGCCAATCAACGTTACATTTTGGGCTTCGATATAATCCAGAACGGCTGCAACTGGTTTTTCCCATTCGTGTGTCATAGGTACTTTCTCAAACATGAGCGTTGAGCCTTGACCAGGTCCATCAAACATTATTACTTCATAACCATTTTCACACATAGCTGCACCAAGTGTATAAAATTCTTCACTGTGAGAATCAAATCCGCCATGTATGAGGATGATGCCCTTAGTTGGTATGGTTGGCGTTAACCTAAAACCATGCAGATGATTATTGCCATAAGGCACCGACATCCGTTCAAGATTTTTTCCCTCTTTCGAGTGGTAGAAAAAACGCAAATACTTTTCAAACGCCATCTTCTTATTGGGGTCGGCAGGATCCTTAAAAAATTCCGCAGCACGGTATAGTTCCATTGCATAATCCGTATTGCCCTCTTTTTCAAAAGCCACAGCTTTAGCAAAAAACAGATTCTTCCAATCATCAAAATTTTCGACGTGGCGTCCAATCTCAGCAAACATATCTTCCAAACCAGGTATAAGGAATCGGTTAAGCTGAAAATTAATGTTTGCATCATTGTGAAAATGATGGAAGTTGGTTATGGGGAAGAAAGCCTGATTGGTTGGAGCTTTCCGGATATCTCCATTTACCAGAATTTCAGGATGCTGCTGATGTGCCATTTTTGTATTTTTTATTTATGAAGCCTGTGAAGAATTAGAGCATGTTTAAAAACGATTCACAAGAATCATTCGATTCTATTGAGGATAATCTGACAATTCTGCCACAATACCCAATATTCCTGACTTTCCGGTGTTTTTTCATAATCCTTGTCCAGTCGCCTGAAGAAATTGAAGATCCCGAAGGTCCTTTCGGTGACCCATCTCCACTTTACCGGGACAAAGCCTTTCGAGGATGGCGGGCATGACGAGATCTCCACTTCCAGCCCTATTACCGTCCTCTCGACCCACTCCATGAACACCTTCTTGTAGGCATGGTCGGCCAGTATCTTTTCCATCCGGTCCAGATAGCCCAACAGGGGCTCCACCACCCTCTCGGCCACCGCCCCGTCGGCCTGGTTCGCCGCGCCTACCACAACGCCCCATACCAGGCCGAGGGTATCGGTGATCGCGTGCCGTTTCCGTCCGTTTATCTTCTTGTTCCCGTCGATGCCCTTCGACTCGGAGGTCATCGGCCCCGCCTTGACGGACTGGCTGTCGATCGACAGCATACTGGGCGTTGCCCCCTTTCCCTGCCGCTTCCTCTCCATCATGTTCAGCCCTGCGTTCAGCCTTGAAAGGGTGCCGTCCCGGCCCCACTTCCTGAAATGGTAGTAGACGCTCTCCCATTTGGGAAAGCATTCCGGTAGGTTCCGCCATTGGCAGCCGGTGCGCAATATCCAAAGGATGGCGTCGGCAATGTCGCGCAACTTATAGTGGCCCTTGATTTTAACGGGAAGGAATTTTTTCATAATTTCCCACTGTTGGGCAGTCGATCGGGTGTATCTCGATTTCATAAACTCTGTTTTATTTGTG
It encodes:
- a CDS encoding alpha/beta fold hydrolase — protein: MAHQQHPEILVNGDIRKAPTNQAFFPITNFHHFHNDANINFQLNRFLIPGLEDMFAEIGRHVENFDDWKNLFFAKAVAFEKEGNTDYAMELYRAAEFFKDPADPNKKMAFEKYLRFFYHSKEGKNLERMSVPYGNNHLHGFRLTPTIPTKGIILIHGGFDSHSEEFYTLGAAMCENGYEVIMFDGPGQGSTLMFEKVPMTHEWEKPVAAVLDYIEAQNVTLIGMSLGGYLAIRAASREKRVQRVIAYDVMLDFFACVTSRRGKVAGYLIKGLVSMRLSFVLNAFAKLMMKRDMYSQWGIAQGMHVMGCKTPYEFFFKLKEYNGYAASVNVAADVLIMAGAEDHFVPLVQFFEQLKLLTAARSVTGRIFTRKEQAQSHCQVGNLGLAAANMISWIEEHSFTTSTNPTE
- a CDS encoding IS5 family transposase, which codes for MKSRYTRSTAQQWEIMKKFLPVKIKGHYKLRDIADAILWILRTGCQWRNLPECFPKWESVYYHFRKWGRDGTLSRLNAGLNMMERKRQGKGATPSMLSIDSQSVKAGPMTSESKGIDGNKKINGRKRHAITDTLGLVWGVVVGAANQADGAVAERVVEPLLGYLDRMEKILADHAYKKVFMEWVERTVIGLEVEISSCPPSSKGFVPVKWRWVTERTFGIFNFFRRLDKDYEKTPESQEYWVLWQNCQIILNRIE